TGCTGCCTCCGGCTTCGAAACCGCGAGCGCCGCGTGCGACATCTGCGACGCGCCCTCGGGGTTGCTCAGCACCGCCATGATCGCCTCGGACATGTTCTCGACGCTGAGCTTGCTTTCGGGGATGCGGATCGCGGCTCCGGCATCGACCAGCCCTTGTGCGTTGACCGACTGGTGATCGCCCGCCGCCGCCGCATAGGGCACGAGGATCGCGGGCCGCCCGATCACAGAGATATCGGCGACCGACGAGGCGCCCGAGCGCGAGATCACCAGCTGCGCCTCGGACATGCGGGCGGGGATATCGGTGAAGAAGGGCTGCACATCGGCGTCGATGGCGTGCTGGTAATAATATTGCGTGACGCGCTCGCCATCCTCGTCGCGGGCCTGATGACTGACGCGAAGATTGCGCAGGATCTCGATAGGCAGGCGCTCGATGGCCGGCGGCACGATGTCCGACAGAATGCGCGCGCCCTGGCTGCCGCCGATCACCAGCAGCGACATAGGGTAATCGCCCGGCACGATATAGCCCGCGCCTGCCCGCTCATGCACCGCCATGCGCACCGGATTGCCGGTATGCACGCCCTCCACCCCCTCGGGCAGCTCCGTGGGCCAGGTGCCGCAGGCCACAACGTCGACTTTCTTGGCAAAGATCTCGTTGACCCGCCCCAGCACGCCGTTCTGCTCGTGGATCATCCGCGGCAGTTTCAGCAGCCAGGCCGCCGTCAGCGCCGGGATCGACGGGTAGCCGCCAAAGCCCACCACCGCGTCGGGCCGGTCCTTGCGGAAGCGCATGAGGGTCGACAGCACACCGCCGGCGAGGCGGAACGGCACGGCAAGCCTGGCCAGCACGCCGCCGCGCGCGAAGGTCGCGGCGCTGACCTGCTCGATCTCGGTGGAATGGGGAAAGCCGCCGGTATAGCGGGCGCCGCGCGCATCGGTGGAGAGTTTAACCCGCCAGCCGCGCCGCAGCATCAGCTCCGCCAGCGCCTGGGCGGGAAACATATGCCCGCCGGTGCCGCCTGCGGCAATGACCAGAAGGGGACGCCGGAACCGCTCTGCCATCTCAGCTTTCATCCTTCCCTGCCGCGGGCATTCCGGAGCTCATCGCCCGCGCACCCGCATCGCACCGCATGTTCTGGTGGTGCGCCAGGCGCCCACCGCAAAATCCGGGCACCCTTATCGCAGCGCAGCGGCCGGGTGAAGCCCCGCAGGCCGGCGGCCCGCTCAGCGCGGTCGCCCGCGCAGGATTTCGCCGATCTCGCCCTGCGGGCGGGTCCGGGTGAAGGCCAGAAGCATGCCGACGGCGATGCCGCCGGCGATCAGCGACGAGCCGCCATAGCTCACGAAGGGCAGCGTCATGCCCTTGGCCGGCAGCAGCCGCACCGCGACGCCCATATTGATCATCGCCTGCACGCCGAACATCGCCGCGAGCCCGGTGCCCGCCAGCCGGATGAAGGGATCGCGCTCGCGCATCAGCCGCAGCACCGAGCGCACCACCACCACGGTGTAAAGCGCGATGATCAGCAGCACGAGGATGAGCCCGTATTCCTCGGCGGCCACCGCGATGATGAAATCCGTATGCGCATCCGGGAGCGACCATTTCACCGTGCCCTCGCCGACGCCGACGCCGAAGAAGCCGCCCTCCTGAATGGCGTTGGTGGCATAGCCGAGCTGGGTGGTGGGATCGACCTCGGGAGTGAGAAAGCCGTCGATGCGGCGGGCGAAGTGTTCGGAGCTGTTATAGGCCACCATGCCGCCCATCACCACGAGTCCGGCGAGCGCCACCAGCAGCAGCATCGGCGCGCCGGCGATGAACCACATCACCCCCCAGCCGAAGAGCACAAGGCTCGCCTGACCGAAATCCGGCTGCATCGCGAGCGCCAGCACGATGGTGACGGTCAGCCCGAAGGACCAGAGCTTGCCCGGCGGGCCGCCGATCTCCTGGCTGGCGGCCATCATCCAGGCGGCGACGATGACGAAGAGCGGCTTGAGGAATTCCGAGGGCTGCACCGAGGCAAAGCCCAGCGAATACCAGCGCACCGCGCCCTTGCCGAAATCGGTGCCGAGGAAGGGCAGGCCGAGCAGCGAGATAAAGGCCACGAGAAAGCCGATCACCGCGAGGCGCCGCACCAGCAGCGGCGTCAGCATCGACGTCAGCATCATCGCGGTCAGCGCCAGCCCGCCGAACACCGCCTGCCGCTGTACGTAGTGGAAATGCGCAAAGCCGTTGCGTTCGGCCAGCGGCGGCGAGGCGGCGAGCCCCAGCAGGATGCCGATGCCGAAGAGCAGGAAGATGCAGGACAGCGCCCAGCGATCGACCGTGCGCCACCATTTGGGCAGAACAGGCTCGCCCTCCTGCACGGAGACCGTGCCGTAAACCATTTCCGTCATGGGACCACCGCTCGTATTGGCCGCTCAACGGCCGGATTGCCTCTGCTCGCCCGGGTTGGCCCGGATCATGCAACGAAGGGTAGCAAAGCGGGAGGGTTTTGGGAAGACTTGGTTGCGGCTTGCCCCCTGCCCCGGCGCCGCGCGGGCGGATGGGGCGGCGGTGAGTATTTGCGGAAAGATGAAAGCCCGGGGGCTTGTGCGGGGCGGCGTTCCGTGGTCCTGAGCCGGCATGCAGATCGAAACGCTGATCCTCGGGGCCGGAGCCGCCGGCATGATGTGCGCCGCAGAGGCCGGGCCGGGCACGCTGGTGGTGGATCATGCGCGCAACCCGGGCGAAAAGATCCGCATCTCCGGCGGCGGGCGCTGCAACTTCACCAATCTCGGCGTCGAGCCGGGCTGTTTCCTGTCGGAGAACCCGCATTTCTGCAAATCGGCACTGGCGCGCTACACGCAGTGGGATTTCCTCGATCTGATCGGACGCCATGGCATCGCCTGGCACGAAAAGACGCTGGGCCAGCTCTTTTGCGACGGCAAGGCGACGCAGATCATCGCCATGCTGCTGCGCGAGATGGAGGCGGCGGGGGCGGAGCTCGCGCTCTCGACCGAGCTTGCCGAGCTCAGCCATGACGGCACCCGCTTCGTGGCGCGGCTGATGCGCGAGGGTACGGAACAGGTGGTCTCGGCACGCAATCTGGTGCTGGCGACCGGCGGCAAGTCGATCCCCAAGATGGGCGCCACCGGGCTTGCCTATGACATCGCGACACGCTTCGGGCTGGAAATCGTCGCGCCCCGCCCCGGGCTGGTGCCCTTCACCTTTCCCGACGGCCGCTTCTCGGCGCTCTCGGGCCTGTCGCTGCCGGTGCGCGCGCAGACCGCGCGCGGCGCCTTCGAGGAGGCGATGCTCTTTACCCATCGCGGGCTTTCGGGGCCGGCGATCCTGCAAATCTCCAGCTACTGGCGCGAGGGCGAGGCGATTACGGTGGACCTGCTGCCGGGCAGCGATCCCGCCGCCGCGCTGCGCGCCGCGCGCGGTGAGGCCGGGCGGCGGGCGCTGAGCACCGCGCTGGGGCAGCTTCTGCCGCCGAAGCTGGTGGCCTATCTCGGCGAGACGCTGGATCTGAGCGGCAATCTCGCCGATCTCTCCGACCGGCGTATCGCCGCGCTGGCGCAGGCGCTCAGCGGCTGGGAGCTGCGCCCGCAGGGCACCGAGGGCTGGCGCACCGCCGAGGTGACGCTGGGCGGCATCGCCACCAACGGGCTGTCGTCGAAGACGATGGAGGCCAAATCCGTCCCCGGGCTCTATGTCATCGGCGAGGCGGTGGACGTGACCGGCTGGCTCGGCGGTTACAACTTCCAGTGGGCGTGGTCTTCGGGCACCGCCTGCGGGCGCGCCATCGCCGAGACGCATCGGCGCTCTTGAATTCGTCACACTCCCGTTACATCTTTGTCGCTCAGATGTCACGGAGCGCGCCCGCATGGCCTTTGCCGATCATCCCACCCTGCACCCCGCCAACTGGCTGCGGGATATCGAGGCACAGGTGCCGCGCAAGGCCGTGCGCGACCTCTGGAACCGCTTCCGTTACGGCGCCGACGCACCGCGTTCGGACGAGCGCATCTATCTGCCGCCCTGCGAGATCCGCGATTCCTACGATGCCAGCGCCGGGCGCAAGCCGCTGCGCCGCCAGCACAGCGGCATGATCGTCGCCGGCGACTGGGACCGCTGCCGCACGCCCTTTGCCGAGAACATCAAGTTCCAGAGCTGCCGCATGCATTACGAGGACGGCGTGGCCTGGGAAGACACACCGCTTTTCGCGCGCATGCTGCGGCATCTCGCCGAAGGGCGCCGACCGGATGGCTGCGTCACGCATGAGGATGTGGTGAACCGCTACGAGACGCTGGACCGGATCTATGAAGAGACGCAGCGGCGCGGGCGGCTGCTCACCCAGTCGGAGCTGCCGGAATATTTCCGCCGCGAGCATGGCGGCATCCTGGTGCATATCGACCGCAACGGTCAGCCGCTGCGCGCCAGCGGCGGCATGCACAGGCTGGCCATCGCGCAGATCCTGAAGCTGCCCGAAGTGCCGGCGCAGCTCGGCGTGGTGCATCCGGAGGCGATCTACAAGGCACTGCTGGCGCCGTTGCGGCAGTCGCGGCTGGGCTGAGACACAGGTCTTCCCGTTACGTCGCGAGCGTATCGCAAGGCATGGTGGGCAAGATTGCCCACCCTACGAGATCACGCCCCACCCCGGAACATCGCGCCCCGGACCCGATCCGGGGCCTCCCCCTCCGGCCCGGAGCAAACCGTTGGGACGCACCGCGAGCCCTGCCGGGAGAGCCTTATCGCCTGCCATCCCGCAGCGTAGGGTGGGCAATCCTGCCCACCTCTCCCCGACGACACCTCTGAGGCGATGGCCCTACCCCGCCAACCTCGCCCGTACCTTCTCGGCGAAATCCTCGCCGCGCTTTTCGAAATTGTCGTATTGATCGAAACTGGCGGCGGCGGGCGCCAGCAGCACCACCTCACCCTCCTGCGCCTCGGCCACCGCTCGGGTGACGGCGGTGTCCATCTCGGTGCAGATCTCCGCCTCGATCCCCGGCAGCCCCAGCGCAAATCCCGCCGCCTCGCGCCCGATCACATAGGCCTTGACCACATTCTCCAGCCCCGGCGCCAGCGCGTCGAGCCCGCCCTCCTTCATCAGCCCGCCGCAGACCCAGCGGATGCGCGGAAAGGCCTGCAGGGCCTTCAGCGCCGCGTCCACATTGGTGGCCTTGCTGTCGTTCACATAGGTCACGCCGCCGGCCTCGGCGACGATCTGGCTGCGATGCGGCAGCCCCTCGAAGCTGTGAAACGCCGCCTCGATCACGCGCGGCGCCAGCCCCAGCGCGCGGGTTGCCGCATAGGCGGCGCAGGCGTTCTGATGATTGTGCGCACCGGGCAGGCCGCGCACCGACCGCAGGTCGATGGAGGCCACCTGCCGCCCCTTGCGCCATTCGGTGAGAAACCCCTTGCGCGCGAACACGTCCCAGCCCGGCCCCGAGAGCTTGCTGCCCGACGACACCCGGATCACCCGGTCGTCCGCCGGCGCCTCGGAGAGCTGGTTGGCCAGATAGCGCCCCTCGTTCTCGTCCACGCCGATCACGCAGCGATCCGGCCCGCCCTCGGCAAAGAGCCGGCGCTTGGCGGCGAAATAGCCGCCGATGCCGCCGTGGCGGTCGAGATGATCGGGCGAGAGATTGGTGAAGACCGCCACATCGGGCGTCAGCGCGCGGGCCAGATCGGTCTGGTAGCTCGACAGCTCCAGCACCACCACGCCGCCCTCGCCCGGCGGGTCGATATCCAGCACACCGCGACCGATATTGCCCGCAAGCTGGCTGTCGCGCCCGGCGCTTTGCAGGATGTGATGGATCAGCGCCGAGGTGGTCGACTTGCCGTTGCTGCCGGTCACCGCCACCACCTTGGGCGGCTGATCGAACATCGCCCAGTCGCCGCTGCCGAAAGAGCGGAAAAAGAGCCCGATATCGTTGTCCACCGGCACCCCCGCCGCCCAGGCGGCGGCGATCACCGGGTTGGGCGCGGGGTAGAGATGCGGAATGCCCGGCGAGACCACCAGCCAGTCGACCCCGTCGAAGCCGCCGGCACGCGCCAGATCGCGGACCCCGAACCCCTCGGCGTCCGCGCTCGCCCGCGCCTCCGGGTTGTCGTCCCAGCAGAGCGGCACCGCCCCGCCCTCGCGCAGCGCCCGCGCCGCCGAGAGCCCGGAGCGCCCCAGCCCCAGAACCGCCACCGACCGTCCCTCGAACCCGGATACCGCAATCATGCCCGCCCCTCGCATCGCCGCAACAGCACCAGCGCTAGCGCAAAGCGCCCGCCTTGACCAGAGCACCCCCTGCGCTTCTTCTCTTTGAAAATACGCCGCGCGACGCGCCCGCCCCGCGCGGCGCCGGGCAAAAGCACCGCCCCCGCGAAGAGCCCGGAAACGGGCGATGAGCGGTCCCGCTCAGCGCACTTTCAGTGTCGCCAGCCCGATCAGCGCCAGGATCAGCGAGATGATCCAGAAGCGGATGACGATCTGCGGCTCCGCCCAGCCCTTCTTTTCGTAGTGATGATGGATCGGCGCCATCAGGAACACCCGCTTGCCGGTGCGCTTGAAATAGAACACCTGGATGATCACCGAGAGCGCCTCGACCACGAAGAGCCCGCCGACAATGGCCAGCACGATCTCGTGCTTGGTGGCCACCGCAATCGCCCCCAGCGCACCGCCCAGGGCCAGCGAGCCGGTATCGCCCATGAA
The window above is part of the Salipiger abyssi genome. Proteins encoded here:
- a CDS encoding UDP-N-acetylglucosamine--N-acetylmuramyl-(pentapeptide) pyrophosphoryl-undecaprenol N-acetylglucosamine transferase yields the protein MAERFRRPLLVIAAGGTGGHMFPAQALAELMLRRGWRVKLSTDARGARYTGGFPHSTEIEQVSAATFARGGVLARLAVPFRLAGGVLSTLMRFRKDRPDAVVGFGGYPSIPALTAAWLLKLPRMIHEQNGVLGRVNEIFAKKVDVVACGTWPTELPEGVEGVHTGNPVRMAVHERAGAGYIVPGDYPMSLLVIGGSQGARILSDIVPPAIERLPIEILRNLRVSHQARDEDGERVTQYYYQHAIDADVQPFFTDIPARMSEAQLVISRSGASSVADISVIGRPAILVPYAAAAGDHQSVNAQGLVDAGAAIRIPESKLSVENMSEAIMAVLSNPEGASQMSHAALAVSKPEAAEHLAWLVEQLAGFGQDEDQQQ
- a CDS encoding peptidoglycan glycosyltransferase FtsW, yielding MTEMVYGTVSVQEGEPVLPKWWRTVDRWALSCIFLLFGIGILLGLAASPPLAERNGFAHFHYVQRQAVFGGLALTAMMLTSMLTPLLVRRLAVIGFLVAFISLLGLPFLGTDFGKGAVRWYSLGFASVQPSEFLKPLFVIVAAWMMAASQEIGGPPGKLWSFGLTVTIVLALAMQPDFGQASLVLFGWGVMWFIAGAPMLLLVALAGLVVMGGMVAYNSSEHFARRIDGFLTPEVDPTTQLGYATNAIQEGGFFGVGVGEGTVKWSLPDAHTDFIIAVAAEEYGLILVLLIIALYTVVVVRSVLRLMRERDPFIRLAGTGLAAMFGVQAMINMGVAVRLLPAKGMTLPFVSYGGSSLIAGGIAVGMLLAFTRTRPQGEIGEILRGRPR
- a CDS encoding NAD(P)/FAD-dependent oxidoreductase, which codes for MQIETLILGAGAAGMMCAAEAGPGTLVVDHARNPGEKIRISGGGRCNFTNLGVEPGCFLSENPHFCKSALARYTQWDFLDLIGRHGIAWHEKTLGQLFCDGKATQIIAMLLREMEAAGAELALSTELAELSHDGTRFVARLMREGTEQVVSARNLVLATGGKSIPKMGATGLAYDIATRFGLEIVAPRPGLVPFTFPDGRFSALSGLSLPVRAQTARGAFEEAMLFTHRGLSGPAILQISSYWREGEAITVDLLPGSDPAAALRAARGEAGRRALSTALGQLLPPKLVAYLGETLDLSGNLADLSDRRIAALAQALSGWELRPQGTEGWRTAEVTLGGIATNGLSSKTMEAKSVPGLYVIGEAVDVTGWLGGYNFQWAWSSGTACGRAIAETHRRS
- the murD gene encoding UDP-N-acetylmuramoyl-L-alanine--D-glutamate ligase, yielding MIAVSGFEGRSVAVLGLGRSGLSAARALREGGAVPLCWDDNPEARASADAEGFGVRDLARAGGFDGVDWLVVSPGIPHLYPAPNPVIAAAWAAGVPVDNDIGLFFRSFGSGDWAMFDQPPKVVAVTGSNGKSTTSALIHHILQSAGRDSQLAGNIGRGVLDIDPPGEGGVVVLELSSYQTDLARALTPDVAVFTNLSPDHLDRHGGIGGYFAAKRRLFAEGGPDRCVIGVDENEGRYLANQLSEAPADDRVIRVSSGSKLSGPGWDVFARKGFLTEWRKGRQVASIDLRSVRGLPGAHNHQNACAAYAATRALGLAPRVIEAAFHSFEGLPHRSQIVAEAGGVTYVNDSKATNVDAALKALQAFPRIRWVCGGLMKEGGLDALAPGLENVVKAYVIGREAAGFALGLPGIEAEICTEMDTAVTRAVAEAQEGEVVLLAPAAASFDQYDNFEKRGEDFAEKVRARLAG